From one Dysidea avara chromosome 9, odDysAvar1.4, whole genome shotgun sequence genomic stretch:
- the LOC136266957 gene encoding uncharacterized protein: MVHNAKENKRRRNLKQAQLALHQELQPYTHKKPILRTILCTAIEEIKKLKSVAKENKSCLAALREEKHLLTRRLEFLKSLEQFPGDKERESSDISYESDETSLQQSMECDSVVDVTEDDSSEQYVEEEEYEDKNNMTSASNTEYVTTDGSQSSLFANPLFTSPLYRTTTAQLAALQAQSIQLAQLQTFTNPIWLPPFVWPNLNSLYSTVTGNQVNGTNSLYEKQHLQVLNGVNGHVRKEVGSESYCSAVKCSVVKTTGNVDTGN; the protein is encoded by the exons ATGGTACATAATGCCAAAGAAAACAAAAG ACGAAGGAATTTAAAACAAGCACAGCTGGCACTTCACCAGGAGCTCCAAccctacacacacaaaaagccaATTCTAAGAACTATCCTGTGTACTGCAATAGAGGAGATAAAG AAGCTGAAAAGTGTTGCTAAAGAAAATAAAAGCTGTTTAGCTGCATTAAGAGAAGAGAAACACTTGCTTACACGAAGACTAGAGTTCTTAAAATCATT AGAGCAGTTTCCAGGAGACAAAGAAAGAGAGAGCAGTGATATTAGTTATGAAAGTGATGAAACTTCTTTACAACAATCAATGGAGTGTGACTCTGTGGTAGATGTTACAGAAGATGATTCTAGTGAGCAATATGTTGAAGAAGAAGAATATGAGGATAAGAATAATATGACCAGCGCAAGTAACACAG AATATGTTACCACTGATGGTAGTCAGTCGtcactttttgcaaatccattaTTCACTTCTCCACTCTACCGTACAACTACAGCACAATTGGCTGCATTACAGGCTCAGTCCATTCAActggctcagctacaaacatttacaAACCCCATATGGCTGCCACCATTTGTCTGGCCCAATCTAAACAGTTTATATTCCACTGTTACTGGAAATCAAGTGAATGGAACTAATAGTTTATATGAAAAACAACACTTACAGGTATTGAATGGAGTCAATGGACATGTAAGGAAAGAAGTTGGGTCAGAAAGTTACTGTTCAGCTGTTAAATGTAGTGTTGTGAAAACTACAGGAAATGTTGACACTGGAAACTAA